Proteins encoded together in one Triticum dicoccoides isolate Atlit2015 ecotype Zavitan chromosome 7B, WEW_v2.0, whole genome shotgun sequence window:
- the LOC119341953 gene encoding uncharacterized protein LOC119341953 produces the protein MKKIISDDELPSSSSAETTKGKGQPSLAPAAGSAAHLDGGDVKVFQHVLVTLVMFVCFVMYALLLWSGLGHWYNVIFTAITFLYSMVMIHLWLIKRRDQKKTCETEACELTTVISTPGARELMLLATGIMLISLGVAIFVFRPDSYDLAFVALTVFLSTAVTFSFLKDAEVQRKPSGELNAAADLV, from the exons ATGAAGAAGATAATCTCCGACGACGAGCTGCCCAGCAGCAGTTCTGCGGAGACCACGAAAGGCAAAGGGCAGCCGTCACTGGCGCCGGCGGCTGGATCGGCGGCGCACCTCGACGGCGGCGACGTCAAAGTCTTTCAG cacgTGCTGGTCACTTTGGTCATGTTCGTTTGCTTCGTCATGTACGCCTTGTTATTGTGGTCGGGGCTAGGGCATTGGTACAACGTAATCTTCACCGCCATCACCTTCCTCTACTCCATGGTCATGATCCACCTCTGGCTTATCAAACGGCGAGACCAGAAGAAGACATGTGAGACCGAAGCATGCGAATTGACAACTGTTATTAGCACACCCGGAGCGCGAGAG TTGATGCTGCTGGCAACCGGGATCATGTTAATCTCCTTGGGGGTAGCAATCTTCGTATTTCGCCCAGATTCCTATGACTTGGCCTTCGTTGCTCTCACGGTGTTTTTATCAACGGCGGTCACGTTTAGTTTCCTCAAAGATGCGGAAGTTCAAAGGAAGCCTTCAGGAGAACTTAACGCTGCCGCAGATCTAGTCTAG